The genome window TGAATATCAGACGCGCCCTCTTTGATCGCTTCGCCAAGCATGGCATTGATCAGTTTGATAATCGGCGCATCGTCTTCCGACTCGAGCAAATCTTCGCTTTGCGGCAGCTCTTCGGCTAACGAGAAAAAGTCATCGCTTTCAATACCAATGGTTTCCATCAACTGACGAGCTTCTGAAGAATCTCGTTGATACACCACGGTCAGTTTCGTTTCAAACTCGTCACTGGATAGCTCATGTAATACAAACGCTGTTTTGGCGACCCGTTTTACCTCCATCAATGCCGCAATCGGAATCGGCGGCACGTAATAGAGATGGCACTGAGAGAAATCCGCATCCCACTCTAAAACCACATTAAAGCGATTGGCAAAACTGAATGGTAAACGACGTAACACTGGTTGAGTGACGTCGTCTGCGACTCTATCACTCATTATTTATTCTCTTCCATTTGATCAATAAAGGCTTGCAGTTCTGCCGCATGCTGACGATCATCGCCAAACTTCGGTAGCACCGGAATATTCGCATCGTCCATCAGCTTCATGCCTTTCTGCGACTTATATAACTGCTCAGCTCGAATATAGTTGTACTTACGCTGAGTCACGCCATCCGCCGTCATGCCATTACGCAAAATCGTCGGCTTAATAAAGACCATCAAGTTTTTCTTTTCTGACTGTGAACTGGTCGAGCGGAACAATTGCCCGATGATCGGAATATCACCTAATAACGGCACTTTCGATTCACTTTCAGCGGTACGGTTATCAATCAGACCACCGAGGACAAGCATTTGTCCATCTTTGACCATCACCGAGGTATTAAGCTGACGTTTAGCAAAGCGCACATCAACGGCACCATTAGCGCCGAGTACATTCGAGACTTCTTGCTCAATGTGTAACTGTACGGAATCACCTTCGTTGATTTGCGGTACCACTTTCAGCTTGATCCCCACTTCCTTACGGTCAACCGTTTGGAATGGGTTATCATTGTTAGCGCCCGCCGTTGAACCGGTGATCACAGGGACTTCTTCGCCGACAATGAATGAGGCTTCCCCGTTATCCATCACGGTAATGCTTGGTGAAGACAGAATATTGGTACTGGAATCACTCGCTACCGCATTAATCAGCGCTGTCCAGTCACCCATCATAATACTGACCGCCGCACCATTAATGCCTGAAAGCGCAGAGGCTAATGTGTCATAATCCCCAGATTCTTTATTGGTTTGTGCGCGTCGAATCCCATTCGCATCATTATAATAAGTGGTCGTTTCGGTATCTTTGGCTTCTTCTAGACCCACCATCACTTTGCCAATAGAAGCGCCAGTATTGTTATACTGAATCGCAGAGCCACTTTCTAAAGAGCCCCACTGCACCCCAAGCTTAATCCCATCACTTTCTGACATTTCCACAATCAGAGCTTCAATCAATACCTGCGCACGACGAATATCTAACTGATCGATAATATTGAGTAGAGACTTCATGATGTCTTTAGGAGCGCTGATGACAAGAGAGTTGGTTTCTTTGTGCGCGGCGATCACCACATCGTTACGTGAGCTAGACGACTTTTTACCATCCCCTTTACTCTTCAACATGCTGTCTGACACCCCTTTAAGCACATCCACTAAATCTTTGGCTTTGGCGTACTTAAGATACACGACTCGACTGTTGCCCTTAACCGCCATTTCGACATCGAGCTTTTTAATCAATTTGATCATTCTTTGGCGAACTTTCGGATCACCAGAAACCAAAATAGAGTTCGTACGTTCATCGGCAACAAACTTAGGCTGCAAATATTCGGGCGTGTTCTTACGTTCATTGTTTTTACTAAGAGACTGAACAATGCGAACCATTTCAGAGGCCGATGCATTCTTCAACTCCACAACATCAACGTCTTTGTCACCCACTTGATCAACGCGATGAATAATATCCGCGAGTCGATTCACCACCGCTGCACGGCCAGTCAGCAAAATGATATTCGCGGGATCGTAATGCACCACATTACCAGCACCTGCATTATCAATCAGTTGGCGCAGCAAAGGAGACAGTTCACGTACGGAGACATTTTTTACCGACACCACTTGAGTAATCACATTATCGCCAGAGGCATGCTGGCCATCCCCCAATACTGGAATCGCTCCCGTTTTCGCATCTTTTGATTTCACGACTTTCAGAATGCCATTATCCATCGGCACAACCGCGAAGCCGTATACCTGCAAGACATTAAGGAAAAAACTGTAATACTGTTTATCGTCCAACGTATCGTAACTGCGTACATCGATCTTGCCACGCACCGAGGGATCAACAATGATCGTCTTATCAAGGTTACGGCCAACAATGTTGATAAACTCTTGAATATCTGTCCCTTTAAAACTGGCACTAAACTCGCTTGCCGATACGGCAGGCGCAAACATAGTGGCCGCGACTAGTAGCCACGTGCTTTTCTTGAGCCAATGCTTCACTGATTACTCCTAAACTTGATGCATCAGATTTATAACTCGAACTTAATAGTACGTACTTGGTTATTACGTTCGACGATAAGATTAATGTCTTTATTATTCGATAATACACTCATGACTCTCGTCAGTGCATCGGGTGCAGTCAAATCAATGCCATTGATTTTAGTAGCAATATCACCGGATTGCAGACCTAAAGATGTGAACAAGACTTTATTTTTGCCAGAAGTCAGTCGAAATCCTTTCACGTTCGCATCATTTTTTATGCGTGAGACATGAACGTACTTCAAAATGGCGCTAGGACTTTGCTTAATTTCATCGCGAATGGCACGCCATTGTTGCTGAATCTCAGTCGGAGACTCTTGCTCGGGGACGCGACTTGCACGATTCAATCTCGGTTTGCTGTAATCTAATCCACTGAGCATGAGTGTTTCATCGCGTCCGGCATTGTCAATAATCACCCGATCCGGCAAAACGGCTTTGAGTTTCACGCTTGTGCCATCGACGGTTTCACCAATACCATAGGTATCTTGTGACCCTTGATGAGAAATGACGGCAAGACTGGAACGGGAGCTGGAACTTGCTACCACTCCGACCAAATTAAGGTTGAGACGCGTTTTAGGGGCATCGACCGCAACGGACTGAAGCTCATCATCCGAGGGCTTCTCAGTATAACGCCCAAACAAATTCGCTTGCTTTAGGTCATTAATATTGAGGCCTGATGACGGTTGATTAACCACAACATGGCTAGCGGTCCAGGCTGGTACGCTATGATCTTTATCAGGAAAAAACCACACGGTTTCTCCTAACACCCATGCACAACCCGCGATGAAAACCACACTACACCCTAAGCTCACTGAACGATGCCAGCGAGGTCCTTTTAGGTAAGTCATCGCCGTATTTAGGCGAGTCGATGAAAACAAATTCAAATCTATCCGCTCCACGAACCAAATATCCTTATGAGGGGGAAATCAATAATAGGAAATCAAAGCAACTTGAAATGTGACAAGGCAAAATAATATAGCATAGCCTCATGACATATTCATGTGAGGTGATTAATTCGCCAGTGCTGCTTGAAAACACGTACCCCAGACTCCATTGTTACCACTAATAAGTAAAACAAAACAAATGTTAGAGGAAATTTGCCGACATGAGTTCCAATTCTGAGGCAGTTAGGCTAGATAAATGGCTGTGGGCTGCTCGATTTTATAAAACACGCTCTGTCGCAAGGAATATGGTCGACGGCGGTAAAGTCCATTATAATGGCCAACGTAGCAAGCCGAGTAAAGTGGTAGAGCTAGGAGCCCATATTACGCTTCGCCAAGGTCACGAAGAGAAAACAGTGGTGATTGAAAATATCTCCGCTCAACGACGTGGCGCCCCAGAAGCACAAACACTATACAGTGAAACGGCAGAGAGTATCGCAAAACGTGAGCGTAATGCATTAGCACGCAAACTCAATGCGCAAAACCCTAGCCCAGATCGTCGCCCAGATAAAAAACAGCGACGAGATATTATTAGATTCAAAAACCAAAATTAAAAGGCGGAATGTCCTCCATGGCAAATAACATGCTTAATCGCTATCTCTTCGAGAACTTATCAGTGCGTGGCGAGCTGGTACAACTGGATGAAACGTACCAGAAAATTATTACCAGTAAGGAATACCCAACTGCCGTTCAACGCCTACTTGGCGAATTGGTTGTCGCCACTTCTTTGTTAACTGCAACATTAAAATTTGAAGGCTCGATCACAGTACAACTGCAAGGTGATGGTCCGTTGACCCTCGCGGTGATTAATGGCGATAACAATCACAACGTACGTGGTGTCGCGCGCTGCAGCGATGATATTCCAGACGATGCCTCTATTCATGACATGCTGGGTAAAGGGCATATCGTGATTACTATCGAACCGAAAGATGGTGAGCGCTATCAAGGTGTCGTGGGCCTAGAAGGTAACGACCTCTCAGAAATCATTGAAAACTACTTTGCACGTTCTGAACAACTGAAAACACGTATGTGGTTACGTGTTGGAGAACACAACGGCCAAGCGCACGCTGCCGGTATGCTGATCCAGGTGATGCCTGATGGCACCGGTTCTGCCGAAGATTTTGAGCGTTTAGAGCAGTTAACGGACACCATCAAAAATGAAGAGTTATTTACCTTAGAAGCGAATGAACTGTTGTACCGTTTATACAACCAAGAAACGGTTAAGCTGTATGAACCTAAGCCTATCACGTTTTTCTGTAGCTGCTCACATGAGCGCAGCGCCGCCGCAATCATTACGTTAAATCGTCAAGAAGTCGAGAACATCCTAGCAGAAGAAGGTCATATTTCTCTGCACTGCGACTACTGTGGTACCAACTATACATTCGATCCAATGGAAGTGGCCGAACTGTTTGTTCAGGCAAACCAACAAGGTAGCCAACAGACACATTAATGAATGTGTCCGTCGATTCGATTAAGCCAGCATAATATGATGCTGGCTTTTTTATGTTTGCTACCCCTTGAACAGCCAAAGCACGTTTTCATCCCGCGATTCTCATTACCTCATCCCCCAGTCCGTATCAGTTACGTGAATATAAGCCAGGCCTGACTTCTCACTTTTCAATGACGCTCTTTTCCTCTCTGGTTTTTTGTGTTTTTTTTGAACACACACCCTGTTTTATTTTTATTCCATTGCTACCATCAATATTATAAAAATAACTAACATCTCGACAAAAAACCCTACAATATTCTATGAGGAGCACCTTATGACCACTGCGGACCATGCCATGGTTGCAAACTTAGAACTCTCTGAATACGGTATTTCTGGCGTAACAGAAATTCTGCATAATCCCAGTTATGAACAACTCTTTGAAGAAGAAACCGATTCGACCCTCGCGGGGTATGAAAAAGGGATCGTAACTGAGCTTGGTGCTGTAGCGGTCGATACTGGTATTTTTACGGGGCGCTCGCCGAAAGATAAGTACATTGTCGAAGATGAGACGACGCGAGATACACTGTGGTGGACCTCGCCACAAGCGAAGAATGACAATAAACCCATGTCGCAAGCAGTGTGGGATGATCTGAAAGCAACAGTAGCCAAACAGCTGTCCAATAAGCGGTTGTTTGTGGTCGATGGATTTTGTGGGGCCAATCCAGAAACTCGTCTTTGCGTGCGTTTTATTACTGAGGTCGCTTGGCAAGCGCATTTTGTGAAGAATATGTTTATTCGACCATCAGAAGACGAGCTGCAACACTTTACGCCAGATTTTGTCGTGATGAACGCCGCCAAATGCACCAACCCGAACTGGCAACAACATGGTCTGAATTCAGAAAACTTTACCGCCTTCCATCTCACCGAAAAAATGCAACTCATTGGTGGCACATGGTATGGCGGCGAAATGAAAAAAGGCATTTTTGCCATGATGAATTACTTCCTTCCTTTGCAAGATATTGCCGCGATGCACTGCTCGGCAAATCAAGGAATAGAAGGGGACGTGGCAATCTTCTTTGGCTTATCCGGTACGGGTAAAACCACCTTATCGACCGATCCTAAACGTGCCCTCATTGGTGATGACGAACATGGTTGGGACGACGAAGGTGTCTTTAACTTTGAAGGAGGGTGCTACGCCAAAACCATTAAGTTATCCAAAGAGGCGGAACCGGACATTTACAACGCGATTCGCCGTGACGCGTTACTTGAGAATGTCGTGGTGAATGCGCAGGGTGTGATTGATTTTGATGACAGTTCAAAAACCGAAAACACGCGTGTCTCCTACCCAATTTATCATATCGATAATATTGTTAAGCCGGTCTCGAAAGGCGGCCATGCGAAAAAAGTGATCTTCCTATCAGCGGATGCTTTTGGCGTCTTACCGCCAGTGTCGAAGTTAACCCCCGAGCAAACCAAGTATCACTTTTTGTCCGGTTTCACAGCCAAACTAGCGGGAACAGAGCGTGGGATCACCGAACCGACCCCAACATTCTCAGCGTGTTTTGGCGCCGCGTTTTTGACTTTGCACCCCACCAAATATGCAGAAGTGCTGGTTAAACGCATGGAAGCAGCTGGGGCTCAGGCCTACCTCGTGAATACGGGTTGGAATGGCACAGGAAAACGGATATCCATTCAAGATACGCGGGCCATCATCGATGCCATTTTAGATGGATCGATTGAACAAGCCCCAACCAAAACCGTGCCGATATTTAACTTCGAGATTCCAACGCAATTGCACGATGTGGATAACGAGATTTTGGATCCTCGTGATACCTATGTGGACCCATTGCAGTGGGAAAGCAAAGCCTACGATCTTGCGAAACGGTTTATTGATAACTTCGATAAATATACCGATACCGAAGAAGGCCAAGCGTTAGTCAGCGCCGGACCACAAATCAAGTAAAACCAAGACTCAAAAAGCCCCTACTTTCAGGGGCTTTTTTTGCTATATAGGTTGAATGCCGCATAGATTTACTACACTCTATGCTGAGGTTGACTACGGTTCTGAATTTCCTATGAAAAAGCTGCTTACTTTTATTATCTCTGCGTTGTTATTGGCGGTTATCACACTGGCCACTCTGTTTGGGTTACTCAACACCTCTTATGCCACACCAATAGCACAATGGATAAATCAGCTCATCGGTGATGAACGGCTCTCATTCAAACACGTCGAATATGATTACCCGTTGCACCTGCGCTTTACTCAGCCAACCATCCAATTGAACCATACCTCACTCACCTTTCGGCATTTGGATTTGTGGTTCAATCCGTCAATTTATGATCATGACCAATGGCAAATAGAGAGCGCGCTGTTTGATGGGGTCACCATTGATAACACGCTACCGCACTTTTCAGAGCCATCGACCTTTCATATCCACCAGCTCGCCATCCACAACTTGTCACTGGAGACTGACGAGGTCAGTGCCACCGCGCTCAATGTACAAATAAAAGATCCCCACTGGTATCGAGATGAGCAATGGTTACCCTATGGCACCATTCAGCTTTCTGCAGAGTCTTTGCAATGGCAAGGCGAAACCATGACTCAACTCTTAGTTGATGCCGATCATCAACTCACTGACAGCCGAATCAATGGTTTTTCTTTTCATTGGCGCAATGGACTAATCTCCGGACAAGCAGAACGTTATCCGCAAGGTTGGTCTCTGGTTAACGTCACCATGAATCATTTGTCTTTAACTCAAGACGTGATTGCTCAACTGCGTTACAAGTGGTCGGACACACCTCAAACCAAGATGATCCAACATATCAATAGCCTCGATATCCTTAATAGCAATCTGCAGATCGGTGCTGTTACTCTCAACAATGCTGATGTGTCGATTGAAAATATGGATGTCACGTCATTATG of Vibrio zhugei contains these proteins:
- the pckA gene encoding phosphoenolpyruvate carboxykinase (ATP); this translates as MTTADHAMVANLELSEYGISGVTEILHNPSYEQLFEEETDSTLAGYEKGIVTELGAVAVDTGIFTGRSPKDKYIVEDETTRDTLWWTSPQAKNDNKPMSQAVWDDLKATVAKQLSNKRLFVVDGFCGANPETRLCVRFITEVAWQAHFVKNMFIRPSEDELQHFTPDFVVMNAAKCTNPNWQQHGLNSENFTAFHLTEKMQLIGGTWYGGEMKKGIFAMMNYFLPLQDIAAMHCSANQGIEGDVAIFFGLSGTGKTTLSTDPKRALIGDDEHGWDDEGVFNFEGGCYAKTIKLSKEAEPDIYNAIRRDALLENVVVNAQGVIDFDDSSKTENTRVSYPIYHIDNIVKPVSKGGHAKKVIFLSADAFGVLPPVSKLTPEQTKYHFLSGFTAKLAGTERGITEPTPTFSACFGAAFLTLHPTKYAEVLVKRMEAAGAQAYLVNTGWNGTGKRISIQDTRAIIDAILDGSIEQAPTKTVPIFNFEIPTQLHDVDNEILDPRDTYVDPLQWESKAYDLAKRFIDNFDKYTDTEEGQALVSAGPQIK
- the gspC gene encoding type II secretion system protein GspC, with product MERIDLNLFSSTRLNTAMTYLKGPRWHRSVSLGCSVVFIAGCAWVLGETVWFFPDKDHSVPAWTASHVVVNQPSSGLNINDLKQANLFGRYTEKPSDDELQSVAVDAPKTRLNLNLVGVVASSSSRSSLAVISHQGSQDTYGIGETVDGTSVKLKAVLPDRVIIDNAGRDETLMLSGLDYSKPRLNRASRVPEQESPTEIQQQWRAIRDEIKQSPSAILKYVHVSRIKNDANVKGFRLTSGKNKVLFTSLGLQSGDIATKINGIDLTAPDALTRVMSVLSNNKDINLIVERNNQVRTIKFEL
- the hslR gene encoding ribosome-associated heat shock protein Hsp15 codes for the protein MSSNSEAVRLDKWLWAARFYKTRSVARNMVDGGKVHYNGQRSKPSKVVELGAHITLRQGHEEKTVVIENISAQRRGAPEAQTLYSETAESIAKRERNALARKLNAQNPSPDRRPDKKQRRDIIRFKNQN
- the hslO gene encoding Hsp33 family molecular chaperone HslO, whose protein sequence is MANNMLNRYLFENLSVRGELVQLDETYQKIITSKEYPTAVQRLLGELVVATSLLTATLKFEGSITVQLQGDGPLTLAVINGDNNHNVRGVARCSDDIPDDASIHDMLGKGHIVITIEPKDGERYQGVVGLEGNDLSEIIENYFARSEQLKTRMWLRVGEHNGQAHAAGMLIQVMPDGTGSAEDFERLEQLTDTIKNEELFTLEANELLYRLYNQETVKLYEPKPITFFCSCSHERSAAAIITLNRQEVENILAEEGHISLHCDYCGTNYTFDPMEVAELFVQANQQGSQQTH
- the gspD gene encoding type II secretion system secretin GspD, with the protein product MKHWLKKSTWLLVAATMFAPAVSASEFSASFKGTDIQEFINIVGRNLDKTIIVDPSVRGKIDVRSYDTLDDKQYYSFFLNVLQVYGFAVVPMDNGILKVVKSKDAKTGAIPVLGDGQHASGDNVITQVVSVKNVSVRELSPLLRQLIDNAGAGNVVHYDPANIILLTGRAAVVNRLADIIHRVDQVGDKDVDVVELKNASASEMVRIVQSLSKNNERKNTPEYLQPKFVADERTNSILVSGDPKVRQRMIKLIKKLDVEMAVKGNSRVVYLKYAKAKDLVDVLKGVSDSMLKSKGDGKKSSSSRNDVVIAAHKETNSLVISAPKDIMKSLLNIIDQLDIRRAQVLIEALIVEMSESDGIKLGVQWGSLESGSAIQYNNTGASIGKVMVGLEEAKDTETTTYYNDANGIRRAQTNKESGDYDTLASALSGINGAAVSIMMGDWTALINAVASDSSTNILSSPSITVMDNGEASFIVGEEVPVITGSTAGANNDNPFQTVDRKEVGIKLKVVPQINEGDSVQLHIEQEVSNVLGANGAVDVRFAKRQLNTSVMVKDGQMLVLGGLIDNRTAESESKVPLLGDIPIIGQLFRSTSSQSEKKNLMVFIKPTILRNGMTADGVTQRKYNYIRAEQLYKSQKGMKLMDDANIPVLPKFGDDRQHAAELQAFIDQMEENK